The candidate division KSB1 bacterium genome segment GCAAGTTGTTGCTTTATTAACTCTAAATCCACTTTGAGTCGCAGCATCCAATAGTAGATCATTGTAAACCCGAATAATGAAGCGAAAAACACAATTCGAATGGAACCGGTCATTTTCATTTCTGAATCATTGGTCATGATGGGGTTTTCAGGGTGGAGCGTATCTATGACTCTCGGGATCACAAAGATCAGAAAAGGAACAGTAACAAAAGCCAGAACTGAATACACTGAAGATAATTGCATCTTTTGCTCTTCGTCGTCCAGGGCAGAGCGTAAAGCAAAATAAGCGGCGTAAATTAATAAAAGTATAATAATTGAAGTCTCACGAGGATCCCAATTCCAATAAGATCCCCATTCTAATTTAGCCCAAATCGACCCTGTTACTGTTGCCAAAATGC includes the following:
- the ccsA gene encoding cytochrome c biogenesis protein CcsA, with product MMKGLKIFIFFWMTLVLIASLKFAPEAAGFESTSKVLFFHVPMSWIASLAFLVSAIFSVQYLRNRNNKSDIWASASASLGFLFCILATVTGSIWAKLEWGSYWNWDPRETSIIILLLIYAAYFALRSALDDEEQKMQLSSVYSVLAFVTVPFLIFVIPRVIDTLHPENPIMTNDSEMKMTGSIRIVFFASLFGFTMIYYWMLRLKVDLELIKQQLAGIGEST